In Pengzhenrongella sicca, a single genomic region encodes these proteins:
- a CDS encoding ATP-binding cassette domain-containing protein codes for MHLVADAVSFAYPGRPVLDAVTVVASAGQRLGVVGENGAGKSTLLHVLAGDLAPQAGAVRRAGTLALVTQELVAAPGATVGTLVDEALGAVRAAAAELDEAIESFDHDRGDLAALTGALARVERLAGWDADRRMDEALTRFGAPRETARELAQMSVGERYRVRLACRVAQRADVLLLDEPTNHLDEAGIEYLTAQLRDWPGVVVIVTHDRQLLDDVMTAILDLDPTVDGRPALYGATRYATYRFTKDQALRTWRRRYSAEQQRRAQLLRRLDESYEGLSDAWRPPKGSQSHGRATHARVHVKAADRLVRRLEAAAVEVPEPPLALAFPDLPAIPAPAPAPAQLLEVRAPLVPGRLDLAGTQIGLPPCGRLLVTGPNGSGKSTLLGVLAGAVPLARGARTIAPGVRLGVLAQDDRPDPAGLAASASGFDVFARAALDLLAAGALDPDQLVPVAFLGLLTEADLDRPLVELSIGQRRRFELAQALLAAPHVLILDEPTNHLSIALVDELTAALRATSATVVVATHDRKLRADLADWPELRLGQS; via the coding sequence GTGCACCTGGTCGCCGACGCGGTGAGCTTCGCGTACCCGGGCCGGCCCGTGCTCGACGCCGTGACGGTCGTGGCGAGCGCGGGCCAGCGCCTGGGCGTCGTGGGCGAGAACGGCGCGGGCAAGTCCACGCTGCTGCACGTGCTGGCCGGCGACCTGGCGCCGCAGGCGGGCGCGGTCCGCCGGGCCGGGACCCTCGCGCTCGTGACGCAGGAGCTCGTCGCCGCGCCGGGCGCGACCGTCGGGACGCTCGTCGACGAGGCCCTCGGCGCGGTGCGCGCGGCCGCGGCCGAGCTCGACGAGGCGATCGAGAGCTTCGACCACGACCGCGGGGACCTCGCGGCGCTGACCGGCGCGCTCGCGCGGGTCGAGCGGCTCGCCGGCTGGGACGCCGACCGCCGCATGGACGAGGCCCTGACCCGGTTCGGGGCGCCGCGCGAGACCGCCCGCGAGCTGGCCCAGATGAGCGTGGGGGAGCGGTACCGCGTCCGGCTCGCGTGCCGGGTCGCGCAGCGGGCCGACGTGCTGCTGCTGGACGAGCCGACGAACCACCTCGACGAGGCCGGGATCGAGTACCTGACGGCGCAGCTGCGCGACTGGCCCGGCGTCGTCGTCATCGTCACGCACGACCGGCAGCTGCTCGACGACGTGATGACCGCGATCCTGGACCTCGATCCGACGGTCGACGGCCGCCCGGCGCTGTACGGCGCGACGCGGTACGCGACGTACCGGTTCACCAAGGACCAGGCGCTGCGCACGTGGCGCCGGCGGTACTCCGCCGAGCAGCAGCGCCGCGCGCAGCTGCTGCGCCGGCTCGACGAGTCCTACGAGGGCCTGTCGGACGCGTGGCGGCCGCCGAAGGGCAGCCAGAGCCACGGGCGGGCCACGCACGCGCGAGTGCACGTCAAGGCCGCCGACCGCCTCGTGCGGCGGCTCGAGGCCGCGGCCGTCGAGGTGCCGGAGCCGCCGCTCGCGCTCGCGTTCCCGGACCTGCCCGCGATCCCCGCGCCCGCGCCCGCGCCCGCCCAGTTGCTCGAGGTGCGCGCGCCGCTCGTGCCCGGCCGGCTCGACCTCGCCGGCACCCAGATCGGGCTGCCGCCGTGCGGGCGGCTCCTGGTCACCGGCCCCAACGGGTCGGGCAAGTCCACGCTGCTCGGCGTCCTCGCCGGCGCGGTGCCGCTCGCGCGCGGCGCGCGGACGATCGCCCCGGGCGTGCGCCTCGGCGTGCTCGCGCAGGACGATCGGCCCGACCCGGCGGGGCTCGCGGCGTCGGCCTCGGGCTTCGACGTGTTCGCGCGCGCCGCGCTCGACCTGCTCGCCGCCGGCGCGCTGGACCCCGACCAGCTCGTGCCCGTCGCATTCCTCGGGCTGCTGACCGAGGCCGACCTGGACCGGCCGCTGGTGGAGCTGTCGATCGGGCAGCGGCGCCGGTTCGAGCTGGCCCAGGCGCTGCTCGCGGCCCCGCACGTGCTGATCCTGGACGAGCCGACGAACCACCTGTCCATCGCGCTCGTCGACGAGCTGACGGCGGCGCTGCGCGCGACGTCGGCCACCGTCGTGGTCGCGACGCACGACCGCAAGCTCCGCGCCGACCTCGCCGACTGGCCCGAGCTCAGGCTCGGGCAATCGTAG
- a CDS encoding DUF3054 domain-containing protein → MRLPSPATVLTVPVAFAAVADTACILAFAAVGRASHAEDGGVVGVVTVAWPFLAGAALGWAMGRAWRAPHRLWPQGVTVWAVTWAGGMTLRGLTGGGLAPSFLLVAAASLGVLLLGWRAIAVLVSAGRARATQAPSRA, encoded by the coding sequence ATGCGCCTGCCCTCCCCCGCCACCGTGCTCACCGTGCCCGTCGCCTTCGCCGCAGTCGCTGACACCGCGTGCATCCTCGCCTTCGCGGCCGTCGGCCGCGCGTCCCATGCCGAGGACGGCGGCGTGGTCGGCGTGGTCACCGTCGCCTGGCCGTTCCTCGCCGGGGCCGCGCTCGGCTGGGCCATGGGGCGCGCCTGGCGGGCCCCGCACCGGCTCTGGCCGCAGGGCGTGACCGTGTGGGCGGTGACTTGGGCGGGCGGGATGACGTTGCGCGGCCTGACCGGGGGCGGGCTCGCGCCGTCGTTCCTGCTCGTCGCGGCCGCCTCGCTCGGCGTGCTGCTGCTCGGCTGGCGGGCCATCGCGGTGCTGGTCAGCGCGGGCCGGGCGCGGGCGACGCAGGCGCCGTCCCGGGCGTAG
- the murI gene encoding glutamate racemase, with protein MSRPEQFRPTTFEAVTDAPIGIFDSGVGGLTVARAILDQLPQEATLYIGDTLNSPYGPKPLAAVRAHALEVMDDLVDQGVKMLVIACNSASAAVLRDARERYTKRRGLPVVEVILPAARRAAAATKSGRIGVIGTRATIESRAYDDAFAVAPNLRLTAQACPRFVELVEAGITSGPTALAIAHEYLDPVRAAGVDTLVLGCTHYPLLTGVISYVMGDEVTLVSSAEETAKDVYRTLVAHELERSPSAEPPEHRFLATGDTATFLKLARRFLGPEVLAVEPAGALR; from the coding sequence GTGAGCCGACCCGAACAGTTCCGCCCCACGACGTTCGAGGCGGTCACGGACGCGCCGATCGGGATCTTCGACTCCGGGGTCGGCGGGCTCACGGTCGCGCGCGCCATCCTCGACCAGCTCCCGCAGGAGGCGACCCTCTACATCGGTGACACGCTCAACTCGCCGTACGGCCCGAAGCCGCTCGCGGCCGTGCGCGCGCACGCGCTCGAGGTCATGGACGACCTCGTCGACCAGGGCGTGAAGATGCTCGTCATCGCGTGCAACAGCGCGTCCGCGGCCGTCCTGCGCGACGCGCGCGAGCGGTACACCAAGCGCCGCGGGCTGCCCGTGGTCGAGGTCATCCTGCCCGCCGCGCGGCGCGCGGCCGCCGCGACGAAGTCCGGCCGCATCGGGGTCATCGGCACCCGCGCGACGATCGAGTCCCGCGCCTACGACGACGCCTTCGCCGTCGCCCCCAACCTGCGCCTGACCGCGCAGGCCTGCCCCCGGTTCGTCGAGCTCGTCGAGGCCGGCATCACCTCGGGCCCGACGGCGCTCGCGATCGCCCACGAGTACCTGGACCCGGTCCGGGCGGCCGGCGTCGACACGCTGGTGCTCGGGTGCACCCACTACCCGCTGCTGACGGGCGTCATCTCGTACGTCATGGGGGACGAGGTCACGCTCGTGTCCAGCGCGGAGGAGACCGCCAAGGACGTCTACCGGACGCTCGTCGCGCATGAGCTCGAGCGCTCGCCGTCGGCCGAGCCCCCCGAGCACCGCTTCCTCGCCACCGGCGACACCGCGACGTTCCTCAAGCTCGCGCGCCGGTTCCTCGGGCCCGAGGTCCTCGCCGTCGAGCCGGCCGGGGCGCTGCGGTGA
- a CDS encoding MBL fold metallo-hydrolase yields MRLTVVGCAGSFPSAESAASSYLVEADDAEGRTWRVVLDLGNGALGPLQRYCDPATVDAFAISHLHADHSADLVVLGVYRRYHPAGTGAGTSVPVFGPVGTRGRLAQLAGTDPATDVSGHLDVREWVEGAGVDVGPLRLEPVAVRHPVPAFGIRVIGPAEGDPARRVVLAYSGDTDSCPGLDALAAGADLLLCEAGFLDGRDDAVRGVHLTGRRAGEAAAGGGSARLVLTHLPAWNDSNVTLAQARAAYAGPTELARPGAVYPI; encoded by the coding sequence GTGAGGCTCACGGTCGTCGGCTGCGCGGGCTCGTTCCCCAGCGCCGAGTCGGCCGCGTCGAGCTACCTCGTGGAGGCCGACGACGCCGAAGGTCGCACCTGGCGCGTCGTGCTCGACCTGGGCAACGGCGCGCTCGGGCCGCTGCAGCGGTACTGCGACCCCGCGACGGTCGACGCGTTCGCGATCTCGCACCTGCACGCGGACCACTCCGCCGACCTCGTCGTCCTCGGCGTCTACCGCCGCTACCACCCGGCGGGCACCGGCGCGGGCACGTCCGTGCCGGTCTTCGGCCCGGTCGGCACCCGGGGCCGGCTCGCGCAGCTGGCCGGGACCGACCCGGCCACCGACGTGAGCGGCCACCTCGACGTGCGCGAGTGGGTCGAGGGCGCCGGCGTGGACGTCGGCCCGCTGCGGCTCGAGCCGGTCGCGGTGCGGCACCCCGTGCCCGCGTTCGGGATCCGCGTCATCGGGCCCGCCGAGGGCGACCCGGCGCGCCGCGTGGTCCTCGCCTACAGCGGCGACACCGACTCCTGCCCGGGCCTCGACGCGCTCGCGGCCGGGGCCGACCTGCTGCTGTGCGAGGCCGGCTTCCTGGACGGCCGCGACGACGCCGTCCGCGGGGTGCACCTGACGGGCCGGCGTGCGGGCGAGGCGGCGGCCGGCGGCGGCTCGGCGCGGCTCGTCCTGACCCACCTGCCCGCCTGGAACGACTCGAACGTAACGCTCGCGCAGGCGCGCGCCGCCTACGCGGGCCCGACCGAGCTCGCCCGCCCGGGGGCCGTGTACCCGATCTGA
- a CDS encoding peroxiredoxin, which translates to MTTRLAVGDSAPDFTLPTADGGTITLSELRGQHVVVYFFPAAMTPGCSTQACDFRDSLSALQGSGYSVVGVSPDPVSALAEFTARDGLTFPLASDLDRSVLTQWGAYGEKKLYGKVVTGVIRSTVVLDPSGTVELAQYNVKATGHVAKLRRDLGIA; encoded by the coding sequence ATGACCACCCGTCTCGCCGTGGGCGACAGCGCACCCGACTTCACCCTGCCGACCGCCGACGGCGGGACCATCACGCTGTCCGAGCTGCGGGGGCAGCACGTCGTCGTGTACTTCTTCCCCGCCGCGATGACCCCCGGCTGCTCGACCCAGGCGTGCGACTTCCGGGACTCCCTCAGCGCACTGCAGGGCAGCGGGTACTCGGTCGTCGGCGTCTCCCCCGACCCCGTCAGCGCGCTGGCCGAGTTCACCGCGCGCGACGGGCTCACGTTCCCCCTGGCGTCGGACCTCGACAGGTCCGTGCTCACGCAGTGGGGCGCCTACGGCGAGAAGAAGCTCTACGGCAAGGTCGTCACGGGAGTGATCCGGTCCACCGTCGTGCTCGACCCGAGCGGCACCGTGGAGCTCGCCCAGTACAACGTCAAGGCCACGGGCCACGTCGCCAAGCTCCGCCGCGACCTCGGGATCGCCTGA
- the rdgB gene encoding RdgB/HAM1 family non-canonical purine NTP pyrophosphatase, producing MTLTSGGATRGRVVLATHNAHKVGELRAILAGVVPGLGAGDVVGAAELGAPEPVEDGVTFAANALIKARALAAFTGLTAVADDSGLAVDVLGGAPGIFSARWSGRHGDDVANLELLLAQLADVGPEHRGAQFVCAAALVTPEGYERVEHGYLRGTLATVPRGEHGFGYDPILVVAGGTRTSAELTPAEKNAISHRGEAFRALAPVIAGVLAGRRPTPGTAPASPAPGPR from the coding sequence ATGACGCTCACCTCAGGCGGCGCGACGCGCGGGCGCGTCGTGCTCGCGACGCACAACGCGCACAAGGTCGGCGAGCTCCGCGCGATCCTCGCCGGCGTCGTGCCGGGGCTCGGGGCCGGCGACGTCGTCGGCGCGGCCGAGCTCGGCGCCCCCGAGCCGGTCGAGGACGGGGTGACGTTCGCGGCGAACGCCCTGATCAAGGCGCGCGCCCTCGCGGCGTTCACGGGCCTGACGGCCGTCGCGGACGACTCGGGCCTCGCCGTCGACGTGCTTGGCGGTGCGCCCGGGATCTTCTCGGCGCGCTGGTCCGGGCGCCACGGCGACGACGTCGCGAACCTCGAGCTGCTGCTCGCACAGCTCGCCGACGTCGGGCCCGAACACCGCGGCGCGCAGTTCGTCTGCGCGGCGGCGCTCGTGACGCCGGAGGGGTACGAGCGGGTCGAGCACGGCTACCTGCGTGGGACCCTCGCGACCGTGCCGCGCGGCGAGCACGGGTTCGGGTACGACCCGATCCTCGTCGTCGCGGGCGGCACCCGCACCAGCGCGGAGCTGACCCCGGCCGAGAAGAACGCGATCTCGCACCGCGGCGAGGCGTTCCGTGCGCTCGCGCCCGTCATCGCGGGCGTGCTGGCCGGCCGGCGCCCTACGCCCGGGACGGCGCCTGCGTCGCCCGCGCCCGGCCCGCGCTGA
- the rph gene encoding ribonuclease PH, translating to MTSTLSGASLRSDGRRPDELRPVTITRRWLDAGEGNVLVEFGNTKVLCVASFTAGVPRWRKGSGEGWVTAEYAMLPRATSTRSDRESVKGRVGGRTHEISRLVGRSLRAVVDVKALGENTIVLDCDVLQADGGTRTAAITGAWVALADAIAWGQRQGAIKGSKPVLLDSVAAISVGIVDGVPMLDLPYVEDVRADTDMNVVVTGRGQFVEVQGTAEHAPFDRDELNTLLDLALGGTAELTRTQELALATDPVPRG from the coding sequence ATGACCTCAACACTTTCCGGCGCCTCGCTGCGCTCCGACGGCCGCCGTCCCGACGAGCTGCGCCCGGTGACGATCACCCGCCGCTGGCTCGACGCGGGCGAGGGCAACGTCCTGGTCGAGTTCGGCAACACCAAGGTCCTGTGCGTCGCGTCGTTCACGGCCGGCGTGCCGCGCTGGCGCAAGGGTTCGGGCGAGGGCTGGGTGACGGCCGAGTACGCGATGCTGCCGCGCGCGACCTCGACCCGCTCGGATCGCGAGTCGGTCAAGGGCCGCGTCGGCGGGCGCACGCACGAGATCTCCCGGCTCGTCGGGCGCTCGCTGCGCGCCGTCGTCGACGTCAAGGCGCTCGGCGAGAACACGATCGTGCTCGACTGCGACGTGCTCCAGGCCGACGGGGGCACGCGCACGGCCGCGATCACCGGGGCGTGGGTGGCGCTCGCCGACGCGATCGCCTGGGGCCAGCGCCAGGGCGCGATCAAGGGCTCCAAGCCCGTCCTGCTCGACTCCGTCGCGGCGATCAGCGTCGGCATCGTGGACGGCGTCCCGATGCTCGACCTGCCCTACGTCGAGGACGTGCGCGCCGACACCGACATGAACGTCGTCGTCACCGGCCGGGGGCAGTTCGTCGAGGTGCAGGGCACCGCCGAGCACGCGCCGTTCGACCGCGACGAGCTGAACACGCTGCTCGACCTCGCGCTGGGCGGCACGGCCGAGCTCACCCGCACGCAGGAGCTCGCGCTCGCGACGGACCCCGTCCCGCGCGGATGA
- a CDS encoding DUF2017 family protein, with protein sequence MRGFHRTAGRYVAGLDGSEREVLATVVADVAELLGAERFGQDPDAARAAGASEAAAASQPLLGLRMSSVAVPAPVDPAVHRLLPDASDDDPALAAEFRRLTEGDLRGVKIERLRAFWLALTAAPPGGPSRRGTSDLVVDPAEAAEVAATITDLRLVLADRLGIETEEDSDALYAALERTEAADGVADDPDRPGRDVLADEIREYLGSVYAALSWLQESLLAVMIEDLP encoded by the coding sequence ATGCGCGGCTTTCACCGCACGGCCGGGCGTTACGTCGCCGGCCTCGACGGGTCGGAGCGCGAGGTGCTCGCGACCGTCGTCGCCGACGTCGCGGAGCTGCTCGGCGCTGAGCGGTTCGGCCAGGACCCGGACGCCGCCCGCGCGGCGGGCGCCAGCGAGGCAGCGGCGGCGTCGCAGCCGCTGCTCGGGCTGCGGATGAGTTCGGTGGCCGTGCCCGCCCCGGTCGACCCGGCGGTGCACCGCCTGCTGCCCGACGCGTCCGACGACGATCCCGCGCTCGCGGCCGAGTTCCGCCGCCTCACCGAGGGTGACCTGCGCGGGGTCAAGATCGAGCGGCTGCGGGCGTTCTGGCTCGCCCTGACCGCGGCGCCACCCGGAGGTCCGAGCCGGCGCGGCACGTCGGACCTCGTCGTCGACCCCGCCGAGGCGGCCGAGGTCGCCGCGACGATCACGGACCTGCGCCTCGTGCTCGCGGACCGCCTCGGGATCGAGACCGAGGAGGACTCGGACGCGCTCTACGCCGCGCTCGAGCGCACCGAGGCCGCCGACGGCGTCGCGGACGACCCCGACCGACCCGGCCGGGACGTCCTCGCGGACGAGATCCGCGAGTACCTGGGCTCGGTGTACGCCGCCCTGAGCTGGCTGCAGGAGTCCCTGCTCGCCGTGATGATCGAGGACCTGCCGTGA
- a CDS encoding thioredoxin family protein, with amino-acid sequence MATQELTETTIEQAIKDNDIVLVDFWAEWCGPCKRFGPVFEASSEQNPGVLHAKVDTEAEQGLAGELGITSIPTLMAFREGVLVYSQAGALPGPALAQVLTAVQALDMDDVRAQIAAQHDGAATPEGAHQS; translated from the coding sequence ATGGCCACGCAGGAACTGACCGAGACCACCATCGAGCAGGCGATCAAGGACAACGACATCGTCCTGGTCGACTTCTGGGCCGAATGGTGCGGGCCGTGCAAGCGGTTCGGCCCCGTCTTCGAGGCATCTTCGGAGCAGAACCCCGGGGTGCTGCACGCCAAGGTCGACACCGAGGCCGAGCAGGGTCTCGCGGGCGAGCTCGGGATCACCTCGATCCCGACGCTGATGGCGTTCCGCGAGGGAGTCCTGGTCTACAGCCAGGCGGGCGCGCTGCCCGGACCGGCGCTGGCCCAGGTCCTGACCGCCGTCCAGGCGCTCGACATGGACGACGTGCGCGCGCAGATCGCCGCGCAGCACGACGGCGCCGCGACCCCCGAGGGCGCGCACCAGTCCTGA
- a CDS encoding NUDIX hydrolase family protein, which translates to MTDTVDFPRPERPSGWLSQADIERARGWLPILYVDAVPVRVDDSGDVIAVGILLRVTPEGVMSRALVSGRVMYHERVRDALVRHIEKDLGPMALPQIPSSPQPFTVAEYFPTPGVTAYHDPRQHAVSLAYIVPVAGDCTPQQDALDLAWLTPEEVTSEQVQVEMAGGTGTLLRQAMAHVGRLH; encoded by the coding sequence GTGACCGACACCGTCGACTTCCCCCGACCCGAGCGTCCCTCCGGCTGGCTCAGCCAGGCGGACATCGAGCGCGCCCGCGGCTGGCTGCCGATCCTGTACGTCGACGCCGTCCCGGTGCGCGTCGACGACTCGGGTGACGTCATCGCCGTCGGCATCCTCCTGCGCGTCACGCCCGAGGGCGTCATGTCGCGGGCCCTCGTGTCGGGCCGGGTGATGTACCACGAGCGCGTACGCGACGCGCTCGTGCGCCACATCGAGAAGGACCTCGGCCCGATGGCCCTGCCGCAGATCCCGTCCTCGCCGCAGCCGTTCACCGTCGCCGAGTACTTCCCGACCCCGGGCGTCACCGCCTACCACGACCCGCGCCAGCACGCCGTGTCCCTCGCGTACATCGTGCCGGTCGCGGGCGACTGCACCCCGCAGCAGGATGCGCTGGACCTCGCATGGCTGACCCCCGAGGAGGTCACGAGCGAGCAGGTTCAGGTCGAGATGGCCGGCGGCACGGGCACGCTCCTGCGCCAGGCGATGGCGCACGTGGGCCGCCTGCACTAG
- a CDS encoding class I SAM-dependent methyltransferase, which produces MTETPAAGLLAPHAPAPGDAYVGDPAVRAEWDRRYADRQQLWSGRPNGALVAEVAGLTPGRALDVGCGEGADAVWLARGGWDVTALEVSGVALERAAGHARDAGAAVRWVHAGLAEAALPPGSFDLVSAQYPALLRTPDAAAERALLAAVAPGGVLLLVHHAGMENQPAREGDVDPADYVWPSMVAELLDGAWDVELDEQRPRIAPDGGAGAHHTADVVLRARRLS; this is translated from the coding sequence ATGACTGAAACCCCCGCAGCTGGATTGCTCGCTCCCCACGCTCCCGCCCCCGGCGACGCCTACGTCGGGGATCCGGCGGTGCGGGCGGAGTGGGACCGGCGGTACGCCGACCGGCAGCAGCTCTGGAGCGGTCGGCCCAACGGGGCGCTCGTGGCCGAGGTGGCGGGGCTCACTCCGGGCCGCGCGCTCGACGTCGGCTGCGGCGAGGGCGCGGACGCCGTCTGGCTCGCGCGCGGCGGCTGGGACGTGACCGCGCTCGAGGTCTCGGGCGTGGCGCTCGAGCGGGCGGCCGGGCACGCGCGCGACGCCGGGGCAGCCGTCCGCTGGGTGCACGCCGGCCTGGCGGAGGCGGCGCTCCCGCCCGGATCCTTCGACCTGGTCTCCGCCCAGTACCCCGCCCTGCTGCGCACGCCCGACGCGGCGGCCGAGCGCGCGCTGCTCGCCGCCGTCGCGCCCGGCGGCGTGCTGCTCCTCGTGCACCACGCCGGGATGGAGAACCAGCCGGCGCGCGAGGGCGACGTCGACCCGGCCGACTACGTCTGGCCGTCGATGGTGGCCGAGCTGCTCGACGGTGCCTGGGACGTGGAGCTGGACGAGCAGCGGCCCCGGATCGCGCCCGACGGCGGGGCCGGCGCGCACCACACCGCCGACGTGGTGCTGCGCGCGCGCCGACTGAGCTGA
- a CDS encoding dihydrolipoyl dehydrogenase family protein has product MTAADDLDTLRYDVVVLGAGAVGENVADRASRTGLSVVVVEAELVGGECSYWACMPSKALLRPGAVLAAAKAVRGAAGAVAGGVDVAATLARRDAIAHDWDDASQVEWLDGAGIDLVRGRARFTGPRTLAVTDDDGAVRTIVAARAVVVATGSGPMVPGVPGLAQAQPWTSREATAVQDVPESLAIIGGGVVGVEMATAFADFGARVTLLVRGDRVLSGAEPFASAAVADGLTELGVELRFGVEVTRAVRDDHGVTLTVDEGEPVVAAEVLVAAGRRPRTGDLGLEAIGLNPGDALAVDDTLRVTAVDGDWLYAAGDVTGRVATTHQGKYDARVVGDVIAARFGAAGAGDGPTGAATAADVDAAPDWSRFRASADHEAVPQVVFSRPEVASVGLTEAAARAAGYPVRVLHLSLASVAGASVSADDYAGAATLVVDTDRSVALGATFVGPEVAELLHAATIAVVGQVPLDRLWHAVPAYPTVSEVWLRLLEAYGL; this is encoded by the coding sequence ATGACTGCCGCCGATGATCTCGACACCCTCCGCTACGACGTCGTCGTGCTCGGCGCGGGGGCGGTCGGCGAGAACGTCGCGGACCGCGCGAGCCGGACGGGGCTGAGCGTCGTCGTCGTCGAGGCCGAGCTGGTCGGCGGGGAGTGCTCCTACTGGGCGTGCATGCCCTCCAAGGCGCTGCTGCGGCCGGGGGCGGTGCTGGCGGCCGCGAAGGCCGTGCGCGGCGCCGCAGGGGCCGTTGCCGGCGGCGTGGACGTGGCCGCGACGCTCGCCCGGCGGGACGCGATCGCGCACGACTGGGACGACGCGAGCCAGGTCGAGTGGCTCGACGGCGCGGGGATCGACCTGGTCCGGGGTCGCGCCCGGTTCACCGGGCCGCGCACCCTCGCGGTGACCGACGACGACGGCGCGGTCCGCACGATCGTCGCCGCCCGCGCCGTCGTGGTCGCGACCGGCAGCGGACCGATGGTCCCCGGCGTGCCCGGACTGGCGCAGGCGCAGCCGTGGACGAGCCGCGAGGCCACCGCCGTCCAGGACGTCCCGGAGTCGCTCGCGATCATCGGCGGGGGAGTGGTCGGGGTCGAGATGGCGACGGCGTTCGCCGACTTCGGTGCCCGCGTCACCCTGCTGGTGCGAGGGGACCGGGTGCTCTCTGGCGCGGAGCCGTTCGCCTCGGCCGCCGTCGCCGACGGGCTCACCGAGCTCGGGGTCGAGCTCCGGTTCGGGGTCGAGGTGACGCGCGCGGTCCGCGACGACCACGGGGTGACGCTCACCGTGGACGAGGGCGAGCCCGTCGTCGCCGCCGAGGTGCTCGTCGCCGCCGGCCGGCGCCCCCGCACGGGCGACCTCGGCCTCGAGGCGATCGGGCTGAACCCGGGCGATGCACTCGCGGTGGACGACACGCTGCGTGTCACGGCGGTCGACGGCGACTGGCTCTACGCCGCGGGCGACGTGACCGGCCGGGTCGCGACCACGCACCAGGGCAAGTACGACGCGCGGGTCGTCGGCGACGTCATCGCCGCGCGGTTCGGGGCCGCCGGGGCGGGCGACGGGCCGACGGGCGCGGCGACCGCGGCCGACGTCGACGCCGCGCCCGATTGGAGCCGGTTCCGGGCGAGCGCCGACCACGAGGCCGTCCCGCAGGTGGTCTTCAGCCGCCCCGAGGTCGCGTCGGTCGGCCTGACGGAGGCCGCGGCCCGGGCCGCCGGCTACCCGGTGCGGGTGCTCCACCTGTCGCTCGCGTCCGTCGCGGGCGCGTCGGTCAGCGCCGACGACTACGCCGGCGCGGCCACGCTCGTCGTCGACACCGACCGCTCGGTGGCGCTCGGCGCGACGTTCGTCGGGCCGGAGGTCGCGGAGCTGCTGCACGCTGCGACGATCGCCGTCGTCGGGCAGGTGCCGCTCGACCGGCTCTGGCACGCCGTGCCGGCGTACCCGACCGTGAGCGA